A section of the Bradyrhizobium oligotrophicum S58 genome encodes:
- a CDS encoding FkbM family methyltransferase: MQGQQLVTALSFRLSSIARSLIQFVGRRIAPEHRARLAVQLARIGAHMDIDSCLQILEKALSEQKLDASQLGRLLSAAFSAADADHLPLDLRKQLLTRACAGLDPADIPDALLEHFSALGGSSHHYSQEGEDILLKRLFGDRRSGFYVDIGAHHATRFSNTFALYRRGWRGINVDATPGSMSSFGLLRPRDVNLELAVSDQTDPLRMHLFREGALNTTNAELADSYVAAGWDKTGEIELRPKTLASIMDEFVPPGINVDLLSVDVEGAELAVLRSGNWDVYAPAVIIIEALSTPFAEMHQDPALRYLLARNYEVRFRLFNSVILARAGADFS, encoded by the coding sequence ATGCAGGGGCAGCAACTGGTGACGGCGCTTAGCTTTCGATTGTCGAGCATCGCGCGATCGCTGATTCAGTTCGTCGGACGCCGAATAGCCCCCGAGCACCGCGCCAGATTGGCGGTCCAGCTCGCCAGGATCGGCGCTCATATGGATATCGACTCCTGCTTACAAATCCTCGAAAAAGCACTCAGCGAACAGAAGCTTGATGCGAGCCAGCTCGGGCGGCTGCTTTCGGCGGCTTTTTCTGCTGCTGATGCCGACCACTTGCCGCTCGATTTGAGGAAGCAATTATTGACGCGGGCCTGTGCGGGCCTGGACCCGGCCGACATTCCTGACGCTCTGCTCGAGCATTTCTCTGCACTCGGCGGAAGCAGCCACCACTATAGCCAGGAGGGAGAGGATATCCTGCTCAAGCGGCTGTTCGGTGATCGTCGCTCCGGCTTCTATGTCGACATCGGCGCTCATCACGCCACCAGGTTCTCCAATACGTTTGCGCTCTACCGTCGTGGATGGCGCGGCATCAATGTCGACGCAACACCCGGGAGCATGAGCTCGTTCGGCCTGCTCCGGCCCCGAGACGTCAACCTCGAACTCGCGGTGTCGGACCAAACAGACCCCCTGCGGATGCACCTCTTTCGCGAGGGCGCCCTCAACACGACCAACGCAGAGCTCGCCGACAGCTACGTCGCGGCTGGATGGGACAAGACTGGCGAAATCGAGCTTCGCCCGAAGACGCTCGCAAGTATCATGGACGAGTTCGTGCCTCCCGGAATCAACGTCGATCTCCTCAGCGTCGATGTGGAGGGCGCAGAACTGGCCGTCTTGCGTTCGGGCAATTGGGACGTTTACGCGCCCGCCGTGATCATCATCGAAGCGCTGTCGACACCGTTCGCCGAAATGCACCAGGATCCCGCTCTCAGATATCTTCTCGCTAGGAATTACGAAGTTCGGTTTCGGCTCTTCAATTCGGTCATCCTGGCTCGCGCAGGCGCAGATTTCTCCTGA
- a CDS encoding O-methyltransferase: protein MRWLKDRINAYVQRTVANALAHATPKPEPKAFEPALDILVNKYGYGRTLELKLPVAVDGKPVPWYTYPALEYFEQLDARGLRIFEFGCGHSSLFWANKGAKVTAVEHDPAWFEKMLHRSSRLEKLILREGVTEYAGAISEIGGEFDVIIIDGVWRNQCARAALPHLGAGGCIVLDNSDWYTDVAEFFRGEGFLQVDFSGFGPINIYCWTTSLLVRSDSILNGRLNHPRPVGGIEACRGSNW from the coding sequence ATGAGATGGCTCAAAGATCGGATCAACGCCTATGTCCAGAGGACGGTCGCGAACGCATTGGCGCATGCCACCCCCAAGCCTGAGCCGAAGGCATTCGAGCCTGCTCTCGACATCCTCGTGAACAAGTACGGCTATGGACGAACGCTCGAGCTGAAACTGCCGGTCGCCGTGGATGGGAAACCTGTTCCCTGGTACACATATCCCGCACTGGAATACTTCGAGCAGCTCGACGCCAGAGGATTACGAATCTTCGAGTTTGGTTGCGGCCACTCGTCCCTGTTTTGGGCGAATAAGGGAGCCAAGGTGACCGCCGTCGAGCATGATCCGGCCTGGTTTGAGAAGATGCTGCATCGGTCAAGTCGACTGGAAAAGCTCATTCTCCGGGAGGGGGTCACGGAATATGCTGGGGCCATATCCGAAATCGGAGGAGAATTTGATGTCATCATCATCGACGGGGTCTGGCGCAATCAATGCGCGCGGGCAGCCTTGCCTCACCTGGGTGCGGGCGGCTGCATCGTGCTCGACAATTCAGACTGGTACACCGACGTAGCAGAGTTCTTTCGTGGTGAAGGTTTCCTTCAGGTGGATTTCAGCGGATTTGGCCCAATCAACATCTATTGCTGGACAACATCGCTGCTGGTGCGATCGGATAGTATTCTCAACGGCCGGCTCAATCATCCGCGACCAGTCGGAGGCATTGAAGCATGCAGGGGCAGCAACTGGTGA
- a CDS encoding class I SAM-dependent methyltransferase, whose amino-acid sequence MTDGAMSWEQAVSWLRNQPDQASLVKACFFDDPLLAAAQRFHASSEWIATRSLLTSPPGRALDVGAGRGIASYALAADGWQVTALEPDPSALVGGGAIRALAGESGLPIDVVQEWGETLPFDSSSFDVVLCRQVLHHARDLGQLCAEISRVLKPGGILLATREHVISRREDLPAFLASHPLHKHYGGEHAYLLADYHAAITEAGLALEQSLNPLQSDINLFPMTLSDHRKLVAKRLRLPSVLVRPWLMSWYGNQLDDPGRLYTFRARKPAS is encoded by the coding sequence GCGCGATGAGCTGGGAGCAGGCGGTCTCCTGGTTGCGCAACCAGCCTGACCAGGCCAGTCTTGTGAAGGCGTGTTTCTTCGATGACCCGCTGTTGGCGGCTGCGCAGCGATTTCACGCCAGCTCCGAGTGGATTGCGACGCGATCATTGCTGACGAGCCCACCAGGGCGCGCCTTGGATGTCGGGGCGGGCAGGGGCATCGCGAGCTACGCGCTCGCGGCTGATGGCTGGCAAGTGACGGCGTTGGAGCCTGACCCGAGCGCGCTGGTGGGGGGCGGGGCGATCCGGGCGCTCGCGGGCGAGAGTGGATTGCCGATCGACGTTGTGCAGGAGTGGGGTGAGACCCTGCCATTCGATAGCAGTAGCTTCGATGTCGTACTCTGCCGTCAGGTGCTGCACCATGCGCGTGACCTGGGGCAGCTCTGTGCCGAGATTAGTCGAGTTCTGAAGCCGGGTGGAATTTTACTTGCCACGCGCGAGCACGTGATCTCACGACGAGAGGATCTGCCGGCATTCTTGGCGTCGCATCCGCTTCACAAGCATTATGGCGGTGAGCACGCCTATTTGCTTGCGGATTATCACGCCGCGATTACCGAGGCAGGCCTTGCTCTCGAGCAATCGTTGAATCCACTTCAGTCGGATATCAATCTGTTTCCAATGACCTTGAGTGACCACCGGAAACTTGTCGCCAAGCGGCTCAGATTGCCATCGGTGCTTGTTCGTCCTTGGCTGATGTCATGGTACGGTAACCAGCTTGACGATCCAGGGCGTCTTTACACATTCAGAGCGCGCAAGCCTGCAAGCTGA
- a CDS encoding glycosyltransferase: MTDRVPLALFTYNRPLHTRRALDALLRNARLEDVKIIIYSDAPKRPEHADAVEATRRLVADWAVTNGAEIVVRPENFGLARSIAGAVDELTRAYGRVIVLEDDLVAAPDFVRFMLEGLDRYADASGVAQISGCHLKGTAQVAGDAFFMPLTTTWGWATWARAWSLFDWQTDGMLDELARDAGFRSRFSLNGAADYEAMLSDRIAGKNDSWGILWWYAVAKAGAQVLYPRTSLIWNGGFDNSGVHCAGNLPFQLEAPAQFSRAILPATLRMPDRVEPDMAAFNEVCLWLRAGVSPAVDRGGLATRLRGALKRWAGRR, translated from the coding sequence GTGACTGACCGCGTGCCGCTTGCCCTTTTCACGTACAACCGCCCGCTGCACACGCGACGCGCGCTCGATGCGCTGCTTCGGAATGCGCGCTTAGAGGACGTCAAGATCATCATCTATTCGGACGCCCCGAAGCGGCCTGAGCACGCCGATGCGGTCGAGGCGACGCGTCGGTTAGTTGCAGACTGGGCCGTGACGAACGGCGCCGAGATCGTCGTGCGCCCAGAGAACTTCGGTCTTGCTCGCTCGATAGCCGGTGCGGTCGACGAGCTCACGCGCGCTTACGGCCGGGTGATTGTCCTTGAGGACGACCTCGTTGCAGCTCCCGATTTTGTCCGCTTCATGCTCGAAGGGCTGGACCGTTATGCTGATGCCTCCGGTGTTGCGCAGATCTCCGGTTGCCACCTCAAAGGTACGGCCCAAGTAGCCGGAGATGCCTTCTTCATGCCGCTGACGACGACTTGGGGGTGGGCGACATGGGCGCGGGCATGGTCGCTATTTGATTGGCAGACGGACGGTATGCTCGATGAACTTGCCCGCGATGCCGGGTTCCGCAGCCGCTTCAGCCTCAATGGTGCAGCGGATTATGAAGCGATGCTGTCCGATCGCATTGCCGGCAAAAATGACTCTTGGGGCATTCTGTGGTGGTATGCCGTCGCCAAGGCGGGCGCGCAGGTTCTCTACCCGCGTACGAGCCTGATATGGAACGGCGGATTCGATAATTCCGGCGTTCATTGTGCGGGTAACCTCCCCTTCCAGCTCGAGGCTCCAGCTCAATTCAGTCGGGCCATCTTGCCGGCGACGCTGCGAATGCCCGATCGGGTTGAGCCGGACATGGCAGCATTCAACGAGGTCTGTCTTTGGCTGCGGGCAGGTGTCTCTCCAGCCGTTGATCGTGGCGGCCTCGCAACGCGACTGCGAGGGGCTTTGAAGCGTTGGGCCGGCCGCCGCTGA